The Desulfosporosinus acidiphilus SJ4 genome has a window encoding:
- the jag gene encoding RNA-binding cell elongation regulator Jag/EloR, with protein MRIVEKTGKTVEEAIAAGIQELAVDRKYVQVEIIEEPAKKGLFGLFGTKLAKVRVTYQDDPGQLATEFILSVCKAMGVKAETQVKKDSEHWHINITGPELGILIGRRGDTLDALQYLTNLAVAKQLSERVRIVVDVEGYRIRREDTLIRLAKRLSDKVKRTGVKIVLEPMNPHERRIIHTSLQDDNRISTFSEGDDPNRRVVIAPKRG; from the coding sequence ATGAGGATAGTAGAGAAAACCGGAAAAACGGTTGAAGAAGCGATCGCCGCTGGGATTCAGGAATTAGCAGTTGATAGAAAATATGTCCAGGTTGAAATTATTGAGGAACCTGCTAAGAAGGGCCTGTTTGGACTTTTTGGAACTAAGCTGGCAAAAGTAAGAGTGACTTACCAAGATGATCCTGGTCAGTTGGCTACGGAATTCATTCTTAGTGTTTGTAAGGCTATGGGTGTCAAAGCCGAAACTCAGGTTAAAAAGGATTCTGAACACTGGCATATTAATATAACAGGACCCGAACTTGGAATATTAATTGGTCGTCGAGGAGATACATTAGATGCTCTGCAATATTTAACAAATTTAGCCGTCGCTAAACAATTATCGGAACGTGTTCGTATCGTTGTAGATGTTGAAGGTTATAGAATCCGGCGTGAGGATACTCTTATTCGTCTAGCGAAACGCTTATCAGATAAGGTTAAAAGAACCGGCGTTAAAATTGTCTTAGAACCTATGAATCCCCACGAACGGAGAATAATTCATACTTCTTTGCAGGATGATAATAGGATTTCAACCTTTAGTGAGGGTGATGATCCTAATCGGCGAGTAGTTATTGCTCCAAAAAGAGGCTAA
- the mnmG gene encoding tRNA uridine-5-carboxymethylaminomethyl(34) synthesis enzyme MnmG, whose product MEYFAGNYDVIVVGAGHAGCEAALASARLGCKTLLITLNLDTIAHMPCNPSIGGPAKGHLVREIDALGGEMGINADTTSLQVKMLNTGKGPAVYALRVQSDKQAYQNNMRTVLFNQPNLTVIQGLAERLVVENYQMAGVVTRTGARFESQNIVLTSGTYLRGRIIIGDSMYEGGPNGQMPSLCLSESLKDAGIELGRFKTGTPPRIHRLSVDYSELKVQPGDDSLWKFSFLPTKSIFWQDDPTKQVPCWLGYTSKKTHEIIKENLYRAPLYSGKIEGIGPRYCPSIEDKVVRFADRDAHQIFLEPEGWNTDELYVAGLSTSMPEEVQVQILQSIPGLNHVKMLRPGYAIEYDYVFPHQLSLGLEVRQLPGLFTAGQLNGTSGYEEAAAQGLIAGINAAMRCLDKDPFVLRRSDGYLGVMVDDLVTKGVKEPYRLLTSRAEYRLVLRQDNADLRLTEKGRSIGLVDDERWIRFQSKKNELEEIKHLWKSTVFSPSSHDLGRVMADANSTPVRGGINALDLLRRPEITLSHMNELIPELANYSKEVLEVAVIETKYAGYIEKQWMDIEKFAKMEDRLLPNDFNYTEVKGLSTEGRQRLMEVKPRNVGQASRITGVTPADISVLLVFLEQQFRGGNR is encoded by the coding sequence TTGGAATATTTTGCTGGAAACTATGATGTAATTGTTGTTGGCGCTGGTCATGCAGGCTGTGAAGCAGCCTTAGCATCTGCCAGGTTAGGATGTAAAACGCTGCTTATTACTTTGAATCTTGACACAATCGCCCACATGCCCTGCAATCCGTCAATTGGTGGTCCGGCGAAGGGACATTTGGTTCGCGAAATCGATGCCCTGGGAGGAGAGATGGGGATTAATGCAGATACAACCTCCCTGCAAGTAAAAATGTTAAATACCGGCAAAGGACCTGCTGTTTATGCATTACGGGTCCAATCTGATAAGCAGGCTTATCAGAATAACATGCGTACTGTTTTGTTTAACCAGCCTAATTTAACGGTTATTCAAGGATTGGCGGAACGGTTAGTTGTTGAAAACTATCAGATGGCCGGAGTTGTGACAAGAACCGGCGCGCGATTTGAATCTCAAAATATTGTCTTAACCAGTGGTACCTATCTTCGCGGCAGAATTATTATTGGTGATTCAATGTACGAGGGTGGACCCAATGGACAAATGCCTTCCCTATGTCTTTCTGAATCTCTAAAAGATGCCGGAATAGAGTTAGGCAGATTTAAAACGGGAACTCCTCCTCGAATACACCGACTTTCTGTTGATTATTCTGAACTTAAAGTGCAACCAGGTGATGATTCTCTTTGGAAATTTTCTTTTCTTCCTACTAAGAGTATTTTCTGGCAGGATGACCCCACAAAACAAGTTCCTTGCTGGCTTGGTTATACTTCTAAGAAAACTCACGAAATCATTAAAGAAAATCTTTATCGTGCACCTCTTTATTCCGGTAAAATAGAGGGAATTGGTCCTAGGTATTGTCCTTCAATAGAAGATAAAGTTGTGCGTTTTGCCGATCGTGATGCCCATCAGATTTTTCTTGAACCTGAAGGTTGGAATACCGATGAATTGTATGTGGCCGGATTATCTACCAGTATGCCTGAAGAGGTTCAAGTACAAATTCTGCAAAGTATTCCCGGCTTAAATCATGTAAAAATGCTTCGACCTGGATATGCTATTGAATATGATTACGTTTTTCCACACCAATTGTCTTTAGGTCTTGAAGTACGTCAACTGCCTGGCTTATTTACAGCGGGCCAATTAAATGGTACTTCAGGTTATGAAGAAGCTGCAGCTCAGGGTTTAATTGCCGGTATTAATGCAGCAATGCGTTGTTTAGATAAAGATCCGTTTGTTTTGCGTCGTTCAGATGGATACTTAGGTGTAATGGTCGATGATTTAGTAACAAAGGGTGTAAAGGAACCATATCGCCTTTTAACATCACGTGCCGAATACCGTTTAGTACTAAGGCAGGATAATGCCGATCTTAGGCTTACAGAAAAAGGGCGTAGTATTGGGTTGGTTGATGATGAGCGTTGGATTCGTTTCCAAAGTAAGAAGAATGAGTTGGAGGAAATTAAGCATCTTTGGAAATCAACAGTTTTCTCTCCCTCTAGTCATGATTTAGGGAGGGTAATGGCTGATGCAAATTCGACTCCGGTACGCGGCGGTATAAACGCCCTTGATTTACTCCGTAGACCTGAAATAACATTATCCCATATGAATGAACTAATTCCGGAATTAGCTAACTATTCGAAAGAGGTCTTGGAAGTTGCAGTTATTGAAACTAAATATGCCGGTTATATAGAAAAGCAATGGATGGATATAGAGAAATTCGCCAAAATGGAAGATAGGCTTTTACCTAATGATTTTAATTATACGGAAGTTAAAGGTTTATCTACTGAGGGCAGACAACGTTTAATGGAAGTAAAACCCCGAAACGTGGGTCAGGCGTCACGAATTACAGGAGTTACTCCGGCTGACATTTCAGTATTACTTGTTTTCCTTGAACAACAATTCAGAGGGGGAAATAGGTAA
- the mnmE gene encoding tRNA uridine-5-carboxymethylaminomethyl(34) synthesis GTPase MnmE, which translates to MEETIVAPATAMGEASIHIIRLSGPDSARIIGECFVPKSKERWSLQGNFTLYLGTFKDGERVLDEVLISKMSAPNSFTGEDVYEINCHGGPFIAQRILNTCLRHGAHLAEPGEFSKRAFLNGKLDLVQAEAIIDLITSKTESSADLALSQLSGGLSKQIMDLREKILEILAFIEAGIDFPEDDVESLDRNALNYRIEKAISITNDLLKGSKTGKILREGLLTVIAGRPNVGKSSLLNALLKEERAIVTDIPGTTRDEIRESVNVGGILLQLVDTAGIWESEDTVERIGIERTWAALKKADLIILVIQANVPFSEEELTIFQTYAEKVIVLVNKIDLLNNEILSINNIEHWIPFSVLLHQGFDKLEEEIKRRVYQGEVKNYSEPLLSNARQISSLEHSYTALQQAKSSLNSLMPWDIISIDIRQALQYISELTGHNVQESLLEDIFSRFCIGK; encoded by the coding sequence GTGGAAGAAACGATTGTTGCTCCGGCTACTGCCATGGGAGAAGCCAGTATTCATATTATCCGTCTAAGCGGACCCGATTCGGCTAGAATTATTGGCGAATGTTTTGTACCTAAATCAAAAGAGCGCTGGTCTCTTCAAGGAAATTTTACGTTATACCTTGGTACTTTTAAAGATGGAGAGCGTGTACTGGATGAGGTTCTGATTAGCAAAATGTCTGCTCCTAATTCTTTTACAGGGGAAGATGTCTATGAAATAAATTGTCATGGCGGACCTTTTATTGCTCAAAGAATATTAAATACCTGTCTTCGCCATGGTGCTCACCTTGCAGAACCGGGGGAGTTTTCTAAAAGAGCTTTTTTAAATGGCAAATTAGATTTAGTACAAGCAGAAGCCATTATCGATCTTATTACTTCAAAAACCGAATCATCTGCAGATCTGGCCTTATCTCAGCTTAGTGGGGGATTGTCAAAACAAATCATGGATCTAAGGGAAAAGATCCTAGAAATTTTAGCTTTTATCGAAGCCGGAATTGATTTTCCTGAAGATGACGTTGAAAGTTTAGATCGTAATGCACTAAATTACCGCATTGAAAAGGCAATCTCTATAACTAATGATTTATTGAAGGGCAGCAAGACCGGTAAAATATTACGTGAAGGGCTGCTTACGGTAATCGCGGGGCGGCCAAACGTAGGTAAATCTAGTCTTCTTAATGCTCTGTTAAAAGAAGAACGGGCTATTGTGACGGATATTCCAGGGACAACGAGAGACGAAATAAGGGAATCAGTCAATGTCGGAGGAATACTCTTACAATTGGTGGATACTGCCGGGATTTGGGAAAGCGAGGATACTGTTGAAAGGATCGGAATAGAGAGAACCTGGGCTGCCTTAAAAAAGGCCGATCTTATTATTTTAGTAATTCAGGCAAATGTTCCGTTTTCGGAGGAAGAGTTAACAATTTTTCAAACCTATGCTGAGAAAGTTATTGTGCTCGTTAATAAAATCGATTTGCTTAACAATGAAATACTTAGTATAAATAATATTGAGCATTGGATTCCTTTTTCTGTGCTCCTTCACCAAGGGTTTGACAAACTCGAGGAAGAAATCAAACGAAGAGTTTACCAGGGGGAAGTAAAAAATTATTCGGAGCCATTGCTCTCGAATGCACGTCAAATTTCTTCTTTGGAACATAGTTATACAGCTCTCCAACAGGCGAAGAGCAGCTTAAATTCTTTGATGCCCTGGGATATTATCTCAATTGATATTCGTCAAGCGCTTCAATATATTTCTGAACTCACCGGGCACAATGTACAGGAATCTCTATTAGAAGATATTTTTTCACGATTTTGTATTGGAAAGTAG
- the rsmG gene encoding 16S rRNA (guanine(527)-N(7))-methyltransferase RsmG codes for MFKDYDSQMKVLTLAHLGYDLSEQQINKLCLFGDLLIEWNRKLNLTRITEPLEIILKHFIDSMVLGKYIKGTKFADLGTGAGFPGIPIKILLPELDVYLIDSLKKRLDFLDIVISELGLKNTWTIHARAEDIGRDAQYRAKFDSVGSRAVARLPVLLEFTLPILKKNGLFLSLKGLQAKDELEESKAALKVLGATVDSIQQYSFGESAEHRAVIVIKKEKDTPSIYPRKAGIPSKSPIH; via the coding sequence ATGTTCAAAGACTATGATTCTCAGATGAAAGTTTTGACCTTAGCACATTTAGGTTATGATTTATCGGAACAGCAAATTAACAAGCTATGTCTTTTTGGAGATCTTCTGATCGAGTGGAACAGGAAATTAAACCTTACCAGAATTACAGAACCACTTGAAATAATCTTAAAGCATTTTATTGATTCTATGGTCCTTGGAAAATACATTAAGGGTACTAAATTTGCGGATTTAGGAACGGGCGCTGGGTTTCCAGGAATACCCATTAAAATTCTTCTACCCGAATTAGACGTTTATTTAATTGATTCTCTAAAAAAACGCTTAGATTTTCTAGATATTGTTATAAGTGAATTAGGTTTGAAGAATACGTGGACGATTCACGCACGTGCGGAAGATATTGGACGAGATGCACAATATCGTGCGAAATTTGATAGTGTTGGTTCCAGAGCTGTTGCTCGCCTTCCTGTATTACTGGAGTTTACACTTCCTATTCTTAAAAAGAACGGATTATTTCTTTCGTTAAAAGGCTTACAAGCTAAGGATGAATTGGAAGAATCTAAGGCTGCTCTTAAAGTATTGGGTGCAACTGTAGATTCTATTCAACAATATAGTTTTGGTGAGAGTGCTGAACATCGCGCAGTTATTGTTATAAAAAAGGAAAAGGACACCCC